In the Pleurodeles waltl isolate 20211129_DDA chromosome 3_1, aPleWal1.hap1.20221129, whole genome shotgun sequence genome, CTCACGGGTGATCAGCAGCACTCTACAAGTGACATAACATCATAGACCAATAAATAGGTTTGTTTCTGTTCATAGAACAAATAGGTGGTTCCCTAAGACCATGCCTGGAAGATGTAGCACAGAATGATAAATTCTACTCTGCAATGGAGTGCCTTCAAGACACAGCACATGTGATCTCTCAAGTTATTAGGTTCCTCTAGCTGCTCTCTGCTGAACTGCATCTAGGGTTACAGCAGTGTGTGGCACTGATACTTTGAGTGGTTTTTCAAAAATGATCCCCAAATTTCAGACACTGGATACTGATTCCCTTTCTGGCCAATAATGTTATGTTCATTGGGAAGAAGTGTTGTTCAGGTTGTTATTACTAGTGCTATAGCTTTCATTTTGGATCTATTAAAAGCCAGCAGTTGCATCAAGTTACGTTGTGTTATGTAGTAGTGTAATGCAAATTGATGCCCCCGTGCAGAATGTGTTAAGGGGACCCGATTCTCCCATATCTTACAAATATTCCTTAGGATCGAGGGGGACCCCTTACGGAGTTGGACCACATTGTGCCACATGAGTTACAGGGGTCTGTATTACGCCCCTGGTGTTACGTTAGCCTGTGTTACGTTAGAGGCCTGTGTATAGCGCCCTTGTTTATTTCAGATAATCCTGTAACGTTTTCCTAGTTTGTAAGCCTTTAACAGCCATTTGATTCTTGTTGGATGGAGTCAATGTAGTTTGATGTCACTGTATTTGGTGTTAGGTGATCTGTTTGTCTGGTGTATTATATTCAATTGTTTCATAGTGAATAATTGGCAGAATGCGATGTGTGCAATCATGTCAAGATTTGTATTAGCACATTATGTGTAGGGACACACGACATAAAGGACTTTACTGTTTATTTTGTTCCATACACTGTTAGGAGGCTTATCTAAATATATTTCAAGCATAGTATCAGTCCCTTAAAACTGTTGTCTGGGTTAATGAGATTGTGTGATCCCCGCTAGTGGGATCATGTGGCGGTAAAAAATGGAAGAACCAATTAGTTATTGGCCATCTTACTACTGTGTGGGGTCAAGTGAAACCCCACACAGAATTAAGATGGTCAATAACTAATTGGTGCCCACTCTGCCTTGTCCCTGTAGTGCCTTGCCACCAAAGTCACTGCAACTGGATGCCTTTCTGGGACATGCCTTAGGTCCTGCCACCTGAGCTGGGCCAGCCTGAGAGATGAGGCTGGCAATAGGTATTAAACACCAGAGTAACAAAGCAATTAAACAGCAACAAACACATTGTATGAATGCAAATAACGGCTGAGGTAAAAAATGTATATGGAAAAACAAGCAAGAAAGAGTGAGTGCGGTTACTTAAATAGCAGACAATGAGGGTCTGGCTTTCTGTGGATGGGCATATAATGTTTTATTAATTTCAGGTAGAACAGCTTCACCAAGGTTCATAATGAGAATTCATGCATCCAAAGGTTGGGTAACAGTCTCTAAATGGACTTAATACCAAATGTAAGATTACTGCCATTTGCTGGAGCTCAGTCTTGCTATGGAATACACATGAAAGGTATTTACTGGTGGTATCCTAGACCCCTTGCAATCCTTGCCAATTCTTCAAATCCCACTATATTCAATCTCTTTCATTTTTGTCACCAGGGCTAGGGCCCTTACTCTTTTGTTCTTGTTGGAGCTCCACCTTCACAGGATGGATCTTAGCTTGAACTTCCGTGCCTTGCCTGGGAGCCTCGATACTCAGAATCCCATCATGGGAGAGTGTGGCCTTCACCAGCAGTGGATCCACATCAATGGGCAGGATGTAGGTCCTGCTGAACTCTCTGGAGATGAAGCCATGTTGGTCGAGCTTCTGTGGGTGCTGAGCCGTCACCTCGAGCAGGTTGTCCACTGTACGGACAGCTATCTCATCAGGCATGAAATGGCACACATCAAGGAATACCTGGAACTTGTGGTCACTTTTGTTGATCTCGGAGAAGCCTCGCTCCTCCTGCTTCTTGATTCTGGGTCTGACATAATAGCCGTGATACAAAGTGGGGGCAAGAATGTCTTCAGGAGACAAACCTTAAAAGAGCAAAATATATCATAATCATTAGTAAAAACAATTCTCCTTGAGTACAACGTTTGAGTACTCACATTCACCGTGCACCGTTAATAGTATCATGTTGATAGTGGATATATATGTCATGCTAGAAATACATGAATATTGGGACATCATCTAATTTAGGCAGTGGATAAACACTGAAACCTTTCCATGACAGCATCACATATAAATCGTGACAATATACTGAAGCTTTATAACGTCATACAATTTAAAGTAAGGCAAGACAAGAAACTATGGGACTTATTTACAGGGCGTGTAAACAAGCCCCTGTGCCCAGAAAGGCATTTTCACAGTGGTAAGACCCAGACATTCTGTGACATCACCTAGTTTAAagagagggtgaaaatgctccatcacatgtttaaatttaaacaaaaaacaatcacACTCTATCACATCTCGGGGCAAAGAAACTCTCTATCATCATGTCATTTAAACTACAGTTTTAAGGGGTGTGGCAAACTGCCAACAGCATAAGGAGTGCTTGTCATTAGCTCCTCTGCTCCCCATCCTGTTTTTGAATTGTTCTTTCTTCCAATAAATGCATTATAAATACTTGGAGCCTCATTTAGGAAGAAATTACCCAATGTGGTGCTGCAAGCCAACTTaatgtgctgtgctgcgctgcgtcattttgaaagtgccGGGCTGCGTCGTATTTACAGAATTACAAAGCATCCCTGTActtttccctgcactggcacacaaactgctgcctagcaccaatgcagacacctttgcactatggcgcaagggtgcctgcgttgcagggattattgtttctgtgcaggaagggaaatcTTCCTGCAGATAAACCATCATTtatgtgtttcctctttctatgtgtactgtagaatgcagcagacatagaaagtggaaaaacggggagaaatcatGGTATTTCTCCCATTGctccactttaatgccacccctgaggtggcatagtaaTCAGACGCTTTTCCagtcttgtaaatctaggaatgcgtcagattctgtCAGGTGCCATAGGTGTTGCGTGTGAACACCCACAGAAACATTTATGGAGCACCCCATTTATGCACAGTTCTATGTGAAAAGGGGGGAATATTAACAAGACCAtgaagagccatgcaaggtggctttgcaagaCCTTGTAAATATAGGTGCACCATAGGAGAGCTTTACCTGTGAAGCTGGGCAAAGGGGAGCCCAGTGATCAGGGGCACAGCAACTAGTGCTCTGGATGTAGTAGGGAAGCACTGTGGAGGAATGAGTGGGTGGTTTTCACCTGTTTGGATGCCTGATGTACAAGCTGGAGTGGAACTACATTAGTTTGGAGGGCCTCTCAGGATCTAGGGAGCTGTGATGTTTTGGACAGGAAGTGAATGAGGTGAGTTCTCAACAAGTGGGCACTGCTGGGTGCAGTACTGATGGATGTGGCTGAGTGCAAGACCCCCTCTAATGTTTAAAATATGTACTGAGCTGCTACTTGGTCTGCTGATGGGTGGATGGGCAGGCTATGGCTGGGCAGCTGTTGGGGTGCCATTGCGGCAGCCCAGGCTTGAACTTGCTGGTGGATATATTGGAGGACCCAGATACATACCCCCTAGCACTGCTTGTCTGCAGCTAGAAAAGACTCAGTGTTGTAGTGGACTACAGTGCCTTATATCTGTTGTAACAGGAAAACCTAAATATCTGTTGTATCTATTGAATCCTGAAAATAAAATTGATACAGGTGCCCTGGACTTGGGGCTCCTGATTGCATACTACACAAGCCAAGTGCACTGACTCAACACTAATCACCTTGAAAATGAATGTCTCAGATGTGCAGAAACAAGTAGTGAGCCCACAGGTTCTTGTGTACTGTGAGAAATCGGGCTTCTGTTTGATGGGGGACAGGGggacccctgttcaagcaacagccacagtctatatcagggtgaaccaaaaaattcactaaattaaccggtGCTTAAACCTCtcgtaacttggcacaaaagcagttaggcttaatttagaggcaaggtgtaaagtatttgtgcaacacagggcctcattctgaccctcgcggtctatgaccgccagggtggaggccggctgaagcaccgccaacaggctggcggtgcttcattttgtattccgaccgcggctgtgaagccgaggtcgcccagccgggtccggcggttttccgccggatttcccccggctgggggaatcctccatggcggcgctgcttgcagcgccgccatggggattccgacccccttcccgccagcctgtttctggcggttttcaccgccagaaaaaggatagcgggaacgggtgttgtggggcccctgggggcccataaagattttcactgtctgcttagcagacagtgaaaattgcgacgggtgcaactgcacccgtcgcacccctgcaactccgccggctccattcggagccggcttccttgttgcagggcctttcccgctgggccggcgggccctcttttggcggtcgcccgccggcccagcgggaaagccagaatggcatccgcggtcttctgaccacggagcggccatttggcggttcccgccaggcgggcggctcctgccgcccgccagggtcagaatgaccctcataatctgtaataaagtgaaaagataacagaacaaaaatcccacaccaatttagtcaAGTAtagtatattaaaaaatatatatttgacaccaaaacagcacAAATCTGAGGGAGTGTGGGTCAGAGACAAGAAGTGGATTAGGTCTGGTCGGCGCTTGCCTTTGGAATTAgaagacattttaaagaaaaagttctgagaaggtaaagttcagcggggtAACACTGCAGGCGGTGTCCAAGGAGGGAGCGTCATTGTGCCGCTGGacgaagttgtggtgaagatttctacgtttggactaaGTCACTTTTTTGGCAATTGAAAATCACCAGCAGTACGAGGCAGGAGGCTGTAGTCAACAAGAGTTCCAGGAGTACAGGTACCCCTTTGGGGAAGGGCTAGTGAACattatttgctgctgcagagaagaacgtagctgGAGCAGCCACAAAGTCAGGCTTACCAGCAATGCACCTTGGACAGAGAGATAAAGAGGTTGGTCACGGTCTTTTCTCGATTCTCAGAGccgtttttagccaaatattttccaaatcccaagttttggattttgggtaTGTGGGCACCTTCAACACCACAACCAAAGGACCAGGACCTGAGGAGCACCACCTGTGGGTTAAGATTCTCTCAATCTGGgtgcaggtgtgggttcaagacagTGAGATCCTGTTATGGCCCTGTAGATTTGAACAGGAGACGTTGAAGTCACACTGATATTCCTGGGCTCAGTTGAAGAGGCAGTGCTCAAGCAGCAAGGTGGCTTccaaaggttcaaggcaggctccaggcagcagagcagtccttccaggtgcagcaaagcattcTTGTGGAGTAcatagcaggccacagcagcaggcagtccactGAGAGTCCATCCATAAGTCCATAAAGTGAACTGccatatttttatacctggtgccttatttgaagtaggagacatttaTAGAGGTTTCTCcatgaagtgcttggaatttcccgactcccctgccctggcttcaggctGGATGCAGGGACATTGCAGTGGTGATAAACCCTTTGTGGGAAGGTAGAGGACATCCTATTTAGTCACAAGTGGGGCTGAGCCTAGCCCCGCCCCACGTACTGCCAGCAGATGGCTCACTCaggcacacttagggggtgattccgaccctggcggtaaaaaccgccaggaccggggtccgcgggagcaccgccaacaggctggcggtgctcctttgggcattccgaccgcggcggtacagccgcggccagaaacggaaagtcagcggtgtaccgccgactttccgctgcccaggggaatcctccatggcggcgcagcttgctgcgccgccatggggatcctgacccccataccgccatcctgtttctggcggtttcggccgccaggaacaggatggcggtatggggtgtcgtggggcccctgggggcccctg is a window encoding:
- the HSPB2 gene encoding heat shock protein beta-2, which codes for MEDRTVPHAYPMSAEYEFANPSKIYEQDFGDGLSPEDILAPTLYHGYYVRPRIKKQEERGFSEINKSDHKFQVFLDVCHFMPDEIAVRTVDNLLEVTAQHPQKLDQHGFISREFSRTYILPIDVDPLLVKATLSHDGILSIEAPRQGTEVQAKIHPVKVELQQEQKSKGPSPGDKNERD